Proteins from one Podospora pseudoanserina strain CBS 124.78 chromosome 1, whole genome shotgun sequence genomic window:
- a CDS encoding hypothetical protein (EggNog:ENOG503PFFV), with protein sequence MPCHHTCANRRAYLTLTDHDRPLKAQIGIRDVWKKEDGALQTAIRKLEEILGHEVDAEPEWHLLIAELDSYYPDKLDLVASVTGCVLVWVKSMIELLDDSEHEAWGEQLLEKVPSRLRIFIAVADSDKAATSWSEQRRGFVVSLPKKQAFQLQPTELFPIFRGNLLTCFDTDKKQTELPVRDAQATTTPGDDWAEVEVNVDASKPRAKVEFLPDAASLPRPDQLFLRPPYYLTMTASTKRIELHCSHSPTLQFLSEYLQRWCRVNRHDTTNPPAVQITLHQSAFGLGEMFNSLVLSTEHTRYTNEFQVTAPMVAALIEGVLGYELLPALGGWSFRRDVEFKTL encoded by the coding sequence ATGCCATGCCACCACACGTGTGCCAACAGGCGAGCATACCTGACGCTAACTGATCACGACAGACCGCTCAAAGCCCAAATCGGAATCCGTGACGTTTGGAAAAAGGAGGATGGCGCACTCCAAACAGCCATCAGGAAGCTCGAAGAAATCCTGGGCCACGAGGTGGACGCTGAGCCCGAATGGCATCTTTTGATCGCCGAGCTTGACTCCTATTATCCCGACAAACTGGACCTCGTGGCTAGCGTCACCGGGTGCGTTCTAGTATGGGTCAAGAGCATGATCGAGCTTTTGGATGATTCTGAACACGAAGCGTGGGGGGAGCAGTTGCTGGAAAAGGTCCCCTCTCGCCTCAGGATCTTTATAGCCGTTGCGGACTCGGACAAGGCCGCCACGTCGTGGTCGGAGCAGCGGCGAGGGTTTGTCGTCTCTCTTCCCAAGAAACAGGCCTTTCAGCTTCAACCAACCGAATTGTTTCCCATCTTTCGTGGCAACCTCCTTACTTGCTTCGATACCGACAAGAAGCAAACCGAGCTTCCGGTTCGGGATGCCCAGGCCACCACGACACCTGGAGACGACTGGGCAGAGGTAGAGGTCAATGTCGACGCCTCCAAGCCACGAGCAAAGGTCGAGTTTCTTCCCGACGCGGCGTCTCTACCACGCCCCGACCAGCTGTTTCTTCGACCGCCCTATTACCTGACTATGACGGCAAGCACCAAGAGGATCGAGTTGCACTGCAGCCACAGCCCTACCCTTCAGTTCTTGTCGGAGTATCTGCAACGCTGGTGTCGGGTCAATCGCCATGATACTACCAATCCTCCAGCTGTCCAGATAACGCTCCATCAGTCTGCGTTCGGGCTGGGCGAAATGTTCAACTCGCTCGTCCTTAGCACGGAGCACACCCGGTACACAAACGAGTTCCAAGTGACGGCGCCCATGGTTGCTGCTTTGATCGAGGGTGTGCTGGGATACGAGCTGTTGCCGGCACTGGGTGGTTGGAGCTTTCGAAGGGATGTTGAGTTTAAAACGCTGTGA
- a CDS encoding hypothetical protein (EggNog:ENOG503NY6R; COG:S): MNGFEDDKKPKCDGDEYVKPGPKDLQVQLVISLSLGVSAFLAFCILRRRWKSLYAARKRHAEIELPHLPDTLFGWMPALYRITEHQVLACAGLDAYVFLTFFKMSLQLFAVMFFCAAVVLEPINRHFDPGHKRNDTNPSEFSLLREYAPYSDYQKVNLFGNAGENSGDGHGGDDESFNKNMSYLWSYLVFTYVFTGLTLFMLNRYTLKVIGIRQNYLGTQSTITDRTFRLSGIPEKLRTENAIKSLVEKLEIGKVESVTLCRNWKEIDELMERRTAILAKLEETWSVYISQKPKLPVGTQANGDGTASGAPEVRSDEEAGESERLLRGGHDMQIDRPRPQARLWYGFLRMQSRKIDGLDYYTERLRLLDEKIIAARKKTYEPANIAFVTMDSIAACQMAIQALIDPGPGQLLTKPAPAPSDVVWRNTYKPWWRRRFQSWTVTIFISILSIIWVGPVAALASTTICTIKAIMPSLAETLKDHEIIRSLIQTGIPTLVVSLLNVAVPYLYDFLSEHQGMISRGDVALSVISKNFFFTFFNIFLIFTVFGAAVAGIQETFRKSLTDSTYIAYTIATKIEELTSFYSCFIMLQGLGLFPFRLLQFGSISLYPINRMGAKTPRDFSQIMQPPMFYYGFYLPTALLVFILCLVYSVLPDGYQVLGLGVVYFVFGYFTYKYQLLYAMDQPQHATGGAWRMICYRVILGLVVFQVTMSGYLALKSAFTVAVLVTPLVIGTVWYSWNFKWQFEPLTKFISLVSIKRGEDEEEGVNEVAILDDEREGGYEEDVDQRSLRRRGSTTVDEAREKGLRFVNPSLVVPLEQPWIYQDPPPPFTEESDSLEFAIGGSEGEYSYGAGPSIRSRRDETRVEGIATRPPGPGSGAASSNSSSSISLGDTHIWRQ, from the exons ATGAACGGATTCGAAGACGATAAGAAGCCAAAGTGTGATGGCGACGAGTATGTCAAGCCTGGGCCCAAGGACCTCCAGGTTCAGCTCGTCATTTCCCTATCGCTAGGGGTTTCTGCCTTTCTAGCCTTTTGT ATAttacgacgacgatggaaaTCCCTATACGCCGCGCGCAAACGACATGCCGAGATCGAGCTCCCACACTTGCCCGACACTTTGTTTGGTTGGATGCCCGCCCTTTATAGGATTACCGAACACCAGGTTCTGGCTTGCGCCGGACTGGACGCATATGTATTCCTGACATTCTTCAAGATGTCGTTGCAGCTCTTCGCTGTCATGTTCTTCTGTGCCGCCGTTGTTCTCGAGCCCATCAATCGCCACTTTGATCCCGGACACAAACGCAacgacaccaacccctccgaaTTTTCCCTGCTCCGCGAGTATGCGCCGTATAGCGACTATCAAAAAGTCAACCTCTTCGGAAACGCTGGCGAAAACTCTGGCGACGGCCATGGGGGCGATGACGAGAGCTTCAACAAGAACATGAGCTACTTGTGGTCTTACCTGGTGTTTACCTATGTATTTACTGGACTTACCCTGTTTATGCTGAACCGGTACACTCTGAAGGTCATTGGCATACGCCAGAACTACCTGGGCACACAATCTACAATCACCGACCGAACATTCCGATTGTCTGGTATTCCTGAGAAGCTGCGCACCGAGAATGCGATCAAATCTTTGGTAGAAAAGCTGGAGATTGGAAAGGTGGAAAGCGTCACTTTGTGCCGCAACTGGAAGGAGATCGACGAACTGATGGAGCGAAGAACCGCAATACTCGCCAAATTGGAAGAGACGTGGAGTGTTTACATCAGCCAAAAGCCAAAATTACCAGTTGGAACGCAGGCGAATGGCGATGGGACAGCTTCGGGGGCACCAGAAGTGCGGTCTGACGAAGAAGCCGGCGAAAGTGAACGACTGCTGCGAGGAGGGCATGATATGCAGATTGACCGGCCCCGTCCTCAGGCAAGGCTCTGGTACGGCTTTCTTCGTATGCAAAGTCGCAAGATTGACGGCCTCGACTATTATACCGAACGCCTCCGGTTGCTCGATGAAAAGATTATCGCTGCTCGGAAGAAGACCTACGAACCGGCCAACATCGCATTCGTGACCATGGACTCTATTGCAGCCTGTCAGATGGCGATCCAGGCCCTCATCGACCCTGGGCCGGGCCAGTTGCTAACCAAGCCTGCCCCAGCCCCATCCGATGTGGTATGGAGGAATACATACAAGCCttggtggaggcggcgctTCCAGTCGTGGACTGTCACTATCTTTATCTCGATTCTTTCCATCATCTGGGTCGGTCCCGTCGCTGCCCTAGCATCTACCACCATCTGCACCATCAAGGCCATTATGCCCTCTCTAGCCGAGACCCTCAAGGACCACGAAATCATCCGCTCGCTTATTCAGACCGGCATCCCGACTCTCGTGGTATCCTTGCTCAACGTCGCCGTGCCCTACCTCTACGACTTCTTGTCCGAACACCAAGGCATGATCTCGCGGGGCGATGTGGCCCTCTCCGTGATCAGCAAGAACTTCTTCTTTACCTTCTTCAACATtttcctcatcttcaccgtCTTCGGTGCTGCTGTGGCAGGTATCCAGGAGACGTTTCGAAAGAGCCTGACAGACAGCACCTACATCGCCTACACCATTGCCACAAAGATTGAGGAACTGACCAGCTTCTACAGCTGCTTCATCATGCTCCAGGGTCTGGGGTTGTTCCCCTTCCGACTGCTCCAGTTTGGCAGCATAAGCTTGTACCCGATCAACCGCATGGGCGCAAAGACGCCAAGGGACTTTTCCCAGATCATGCAGCCGCCCATGTTCTACTATGGCTTTTACCTGCCCACGGCGCTGTTGGTGTTCATCTTGTGTCTAGTCTACAGTGTGTTGCCAGACGGGTACCAggtcttggggttgggcgtGGTGTACTTTGTGTTTGGGTATTTCACCTACAAGTATCAGCTGCTGTATGCCATGGATCAACCGCAGCACGCGACGGGGGGTGCGTGGAGGATGATTTGCTATCGGGTCATtctggggctggtggtgttccAGGTGACCATGTCGGGGTACTTGGCGCTGAAGTCGGCGTTTACggtggcggtgctggtgacCCCGCTGGTGATTGGGACGGTGTGGTATAGTTGGAACTTCAAGTGGCAGTTTGAGCCGCTGACGAAGTTTATTTCTTTGGTTAGTATCAAGAggggagaggacgaggaagaaggggtgaATGAGGTGGCGattttggatgatgagagggagggggggtatgaGGAAGATGTGGATCAGAGGTCgttgaggcggagggggagcacGACGGTTGatgaggcgagggagaaggggttgcGGTTTGTGAATCCTAGTTTGGTGGTTCC TCTGGAGCAACCATGGATCTACCAAgacccaccaccgccattcACAGAAGAGAGCGATAGTCTCGAGTTCGCCATTGGTGGTAGCGAAGGGGAATACTCTTACGGCGCGGGGCCATCAATACGGAGCCGAAGAGACGAGACGCGGGTCGAGGGAATCGCAACTAGACCTCCGGGGCCCGGGAGCGGGGCTGCTAGTAGTAACTCTTCTAGCTCGATAAGCTTGGGGGATACACATATTTGGAGGCAGTGA
- a CDS encoding hypothetical protein (COG:U; EggNog:ENOG503PA0B), which translates to MVTRLEVALDAQELAGDQRALLDLIDKLQFAQLDNVKLPQIVVVGDQSAGKSSVLEAITGTPFPRDAGACTRFATEIRLRRAPQASITVSVIPDKNRPFPEQERLRQFGGMVNTNMPFEQLMRSAVDMIAPKNIPGRFAARDILVVEKRGPDMPLLTLVDLPGLVRNANNDQSLEDIRTIEALSDRYMKSSRTIILAVVGGNSDYVQAPILTKARHFDPNGSRTIGVLTKPDLTESIGLEDKFIDLVMNKDKRNDFRLGWYVLLNPGPREAGQPWPTPEERRRVEDSFFNSGKWAQVPRNICGTRALMQKLSVQLQLHIGKHVHILRKQIQKALDDTNAELESLGIGKDTPEEMRIELVELFSASKELVIPAVYGFYKNPPKKTFFRVTADPRGTPAQNLRARASEENDRFSQRIRAQGRKLNFAMPPASGDLDDPAPINHAKREFVTSEVEMLLRQIRGTEFPMDAKPRAVYMLFQSYSENWPKLAQEHKDNLGVVCNEFLGELIDYAWPKRMREPLRRHFLDPQMKALMAKAQRELDLLMQDQNLEVQPYDPEYEERLRAWHIASSQNGARYTEAEEVLEKMLIYYELAAKTFIRNTIVQVVERHLLQGMYGIFNSVEVLGLSNEIVEAIAAENKETRDRRQTLKVQKKAIEEAKDICASLAMRKELRAYAEDAPEDGESTSDDEAPKPVRRSTSKRSRRSRQPSSGEFTPQPQPSRGYDDNTRYSQPPSQAPPPPSTHAPSTTYGPIRPEVTVETDHVPDTGYTTRPPQAAPPPPPRPGKVRDEEGRAYSPTSTTRTPRGAPEQYYTNGGGYSPNHPFGNDAVEFEASRRRKPVRS; encoded by the coding sequence ATGGTCACCAGGCTAGAGGTCGCCCTGGACGCCCAGGAGCTGGCCGGAGACCAACGCGCTCTCCTCGATCTTATTGACAAGCTTCAGTTTGCCCAACTTGACAATGTCAAGCTCCCGCagatcgtcgtcgtcggcgacCAGAGCGCCGGCAAGAGCTCCGTCCTCGAGGCTATCACCGGCACCCCTTTTCCACGAGATGCCGGCGCCTGCACCAGATTTGCAACCGAAAtcaggctgaggagggcaCCACAAGCCAGCATCACAGTGTCTGTCATTCCCGACAAGAACAGACCATTTCCCGAgcaggagaggttgaggcaGTTTGGCGGAATGGTTAACACCAACATGCCGTTTGAGCAGCTCATGCGGTCGGCTGTCGACATGATTGCGCCAAAGAACATCCCCGGCCGCTTTGCTGCTCGAGATATCCTTGTGGTGGAGAAAAGGGGTCCTGATATGCCCCTTCTGACCCTCGTCGACTTGCCTGGCCTCGTTCGCAACGCCAACAACGACCAATCGCTCGAAGATATCCGAACTATCGAGGCCCTTTCCGATCGCTACATGAAGAGCTCTCGCACCATCATTCTGGCAGTCGTCGGCGGAAATTCCGATTACGTTCAAGCCCCTATTCTCACCAAGGCACGGCATTTCGATCCCAATGGGTCAAGAACCATTGGTGTGTTGACCAAGCCCGACCTTACCGAGTCGATTGGCCTCGAAGACAAGTTCATCGACCTCGTCATGAACAAGGACAAGAGAAACGATTTCCGCTTGGGCTGGTATGTTCTCCTGAACCCCGGACCCCGAGAGGCCGGCCAGCCATGGCCCACCCCGGAGGAGAGACGTCGGGTAGAGGATTCCTTCTTTAACAGCGGAAAATGGGCCCAAGTCCCACGTAACATCTGTGGCACAAGGGCATTGATGCAGAAGCTCAGcgtccagctccagcttcaCATCGGAAAGCACGTCCATATCTTGCGCAAGCAGATCCAAAAGGCACTTGACGACACCAACGCCGAACTCGAATCCCTAGGCATCGGCAAGGACACCCCGGAGGAGATGCGGATTGAGCTCGTTGAACTCTTCTCGGCATCCAAGGAACTTGTCATTCCAGCTGTATACGGCTTCTACAAGAACCCTCCGAAGAAGACCTTCTTCAGAGTTACTGCCGACCCGAGAGGCACGCCAGCGCAGAACCTCCGCGCCCGTGCTAGCGAAGAAAATGACCGCTTTTCGCAAAGAATCAGGGCCCAGGGGCGCAAGCTCAACTTCGCCATGCCCCCCGCATCAGGAGACCTCGACGATCCTGCTCCAATTAACCATGCTAAGCGAGAGTTTGTGACTAGCGAGGTTGAAATGTTGCTACGACAGATCCGCGGTACTGAATTCCCAATGGACGCCAAACCCCGAGCTGTTTACATGCTCTTCCAAAGTTACTCGGAGAACTGGCCCAAGCTGGCCCAAGAGCACAAGGACAACCTAGGCGTTGTTTGCAACGAGTTTCTCGGCGAGCTTATCGACTATGCTTGGCCGAAGCGCATGCGCGAGCCGCTCCGGCGTCATTTCCTCGACCCCCAAATGAAGGCTCTGATGGCCAAAGCCCAGCGCGAACTGGATCTCCTCATGCAAGACCAGAACCTCGAGGTCCAACCCTACGACCCTGAGTACGAGGAGCGCTTGCGAGCCTGGCACATCGCCAGCTCACAAAATGGTGCCCGGTACACGGAAGCCGAAGAAGTGCTCGAGAAGATGCTTATCTACTATGAGCTCGCTGCCAAGACCTTCATCCGCAATACCATTGTCCAGGTTGTCGAGAGACATCTGCTTCAGGGCATGTACGGCATCTTCAACTCGGTCGAAGTCTTGGGCTTGAGCAACGAGATTGTCGAGGCTATCGCTGCCGAGAACAAGGAGACAAGGGATCGGAGACAGACATTGAAGGTCCAGAAGAAGGCCATCGAAGAGGCCAAGGATATCTGTGCCAGTCTTGCCATGCGCAAGGAGCTCAGGGCATACGCCGAGGATGCACCCGAAGATGGCGAGTCGACGTCCGATGATGAGGCTCCCAAGCCAGTACGTCGAAGCACCAGCAAACGGTCAAGACGCTCGCGACAGCCCTCCAGTGGGGAGTTCACGCCACAGCCGCAACCAAGCAGAGGGTACGATGACAACACTAGATACTCtcagcccccctcccaggctcctccaccaccatccactCATGCCCCGAGTACCACTTACGGGCCCATCAGACCGGAAGTGACTGTGGAGACTGATCATGTTCCAGACACTGGATACACGACACGGCCACCTCAGGcagcgcctcctccgcctccccggCCGGGAAAAGTGAGGGATGAAGAAGGTCGCGCGTATTCTCCAACCTCGACTACTCGCACCCCGCGGGGCGCTCCCGAGCAGTACTACACTAATGGCGGAGGTTATTCCCCGAACCATCCCTTCGGTAACGATGCTGTGGAGTTTGAGGcctcgagaaggagaaagcCTGTAAGGAGTTAA
- a CDS encoding hypothetical protein (EggNog:ENOG503P7Y4) — protein MAPLPPAEKLSLAVRKNVRDEWENNKADLEKQLSELLGTEWTVEADPKAIWPYHNDGYAKESLGSCIKAYVEGAIYQIKYLSGRYGSEFATEINDLAHAHVLTLEVEDQDPARFSYNGCDIKDGKLRILFNETCLGTNVDYALQENSLLPALNAAPSDKPFSFHARNSIRQDYEPAIGAVKKDIADLLGKSVDEITINPNFEANFAKLSESKPSLEDWQERLGNFTLKYFEGLAYQMKYQKVGEDELIQEGLLEAVSKNEYALRIVDTLTYDSYGEVVVEDGVLYIQAKPDTFGTNIDYAAQKLVDQL, from the exons atggctcctcttcctcctgcgGAGAAGCTTTCGCTTGCCGTCCGTAAGAATG TCAGAGACGAGTGGGAGAACAACAAGGCCGACCTCGAGAAGCAGCTTTCCGAACTCCTTGGCACCGAGTGGACCGTCGAAGCTGACCCCAAGGCCATCTGGCCTTACCACAACGACGGTTACGCCAAGGAGAGTCTTGGTTCTTGCATCAAGGCCTACGTCGAGGGCGCTATCTACCAGATCAAGTATCTGAGTGGAAGATATGGAAGCGAATTCGCCACAGAGATCAACGACCTCGCCCATGCTCATGTCTTGACtctcgaggtcgaggacCAGGACCCAGCCCGTTTTAGCTACAATGGTTGCGATATCAAGGATGGCAAGCTGCGCATTCTGTTCAACGAGACATGCCTTGGCACCAACGTCGATTACGCCTTGCAAGAGAACAGCCTTTTGCCCGCCCTCAACGCCGCTCCCAGTGACAAGCCTTTTAGCTTCCACGCTCGCAACAGCATCAGACAGGACTACGAGCCCGCCATCGGCGCTGTCAAGAAGGACATTGCCGACCTTCTCGGCAAGAGTGTGGATGAGATCACGATCAATCCCAACTTCGAGGCCAACTTTGCCAAACTAAGTGAGAGCAAGCCCAGTCTCGAGGACTGGCAAGAACGGCTCGGGAACTTCACGCTGAAGTATTTTGAGGGCTTGGCTTACCAGATGAAGTACCAAaaggttggcgaggacgagCTTATCCAGGAGGGTCTTCTGGAGGCTGTCAGCAAGAACGAGTACGCCCTTCGCATTGTGGACACCCTCACGTATGACTCGtatggtgaggttgtggtggaagaTGGGGTGCTCTACATCCAGGCGAAGCCGGATACCTTCGGTACCAACATTGACTACGCTGCTCAGAAGCTTGTTGATCAGCTCTGA
- a CDS encoding hypothetical protein (EggNog:ENOG503PDKN; COG:S), with amino-acid sequence MDDGVIPNLAYVENSSDHVLQNVFSAFTPILLGDIGPISPDRSLSRRTSITSRFRRRMRCYTGNWSEMVGGSSKRKTALGTTRTRQRRRSPHHQLSPKTSHLTTLTMSTSLLLLLLPTLAQTSPVLQQATQTCSDASLSSLNWTAKSFHYSSLLSLLGPSLTSPSTAGTASLTFNLSNPALGPSFDQICTAVSTTPNQFFYLDQWFTCLYTPPTSTASNLSPLVADTSAATFRFDKLTGRLEVKQDWECVDGKDKTYPTTSFKGQGGVNVTLDCQVDVWANPEWRAGGEGVIGNQTVECGVVDVSVGLDSLEAMA; translated from the exons ATGGACGATGGGGTCATTCCCAACCTCGCCTACGTGGAGAATTCGAGCGATCATGTTCTACAAAACGTCTTCTCAGCTTTCACTCCCATTCTTCTTGGCGACATCGGTCCAATATCACCGGACAGATCCCTTTCGAGGCGTACAAGCATAACCTCTAGATTCCGCCGACGGATGCGCTGTTATACAGGCAACTG GTCAGAGATGGTGGGAGGCTCTAGCAAGCGGAAGACGGCGCTGGGCACTACTCGCACAAGACAGAGAAGGAG atcaccccaccaccaactctcccccaaaacctcacACTtaaccaccctcaccatgtccacctccctccttctcctcctcctccccaccctcgcccaaacctccccagtCCTACAACAAGCAACCCAAACCTGCTCCGACGCGTCCCTCTCGTCCCTGAACTGGACAGCCAAATCCTTCCActactcctccctcctctccctcctcggcccctccctcacctccccctccaccgccggcaccgcctccctaaccttcaacctctccaaccccgccctcgGCCCCTCCTTCGACCAGATCTGCACCgccgtctccaccacccccaatcAATTCTTCTACCTTGATCAATGGTTCACCTGCCTCTACACgccccccaccagcaccgcgtccaacctctccccacTCGTCGCCGACACCTCGGCGGCGACCTTTCGGTTCGACAAGCTGACCGGCCGGCTGGAAGTGAAGCAGGACTGGGAGTGCGTGGACGGGAAAGACAAGACTTATCCGACCACGTCTTTCAAGGGGCAAGGGGGGGTGAATGTCACTCTGGATTGCCAGGTGGACGTGTGGGCGAATCCGGAGTGGAGGgcgggcggggagggggtgattgGGAACCAGACGGTGGAatgcggggtggtggatgtgagTGTTGGGTTGGATAGTTTGGAGGCTATGGCTTAA
- the IDH1 gene encoding isocitrate dehydrogenase (NAD(+)) idh1 (EggNog:ENOG503NV6I; COG:C), translating to MLSRNSAQRLLRAAAQPSQRLNIARGFASVQDTPAQSLQADIFKPTKYGGKYTVTLIPGDGIGAEVAESVKTIFKADNVPVTWEQIEVSGLSDATPTGRTEEAFADAVASLKRNKLGLKGILHTPISRSGHQSFNVAMRQELDIYASISLIKNIPGLKTRHDGIDLAIIRENTEGEYSGLEHQSVPGVVESLKIITRAKSERIAKFAFSFALANHRKKVTCIHKANIMKLADGLFRNTFQTLSKQYPMLECNDMIVDNASMQCVSKPQQFDVMVMPNLYGGILSNIAAALVGGPGVVPGCNMGRDVAVFEPGCRHVGLDIKGKDQANPTALLLSGTMLLRHLGLDDHANRISNAVYSVIAEGKIRTPDMGGNATTHEFTRAILTSMENSL from the exons ATGCTTTCCAGGAACTCTGCGCAG CGCCTTCTCAGGGCTGCCgctcagcccagccagcgCCTCAACATTGCGCGCGGCTTCGCCAGTGTCCAGGACACCCCCGCCCAGTCCCTTCAGGCCGATATCTTCAAGCCCACCAAGTACGGTGGCAAGTACACCGTCACCCTCATCCCTGGTGATGGTATCGGTGCCGAGGTCGCCGAGAGCGTCAAGACCATCTTCAAGGCCGACAATGTGCCAGTTACCTGGGAGCAGATCGAGGTCTCCGGTCTCTCAGATGCGACCCCAACCGGCCGCACCGAGGAGGCTTTCGCCGATGCCGTTGCCTCCCTCAAGCGCAACAAGCTCGGTCTGAAGGGTATCCTCCACACCCCCATCAGCCGCTCCGGCCACCAGTCTTTCAACGTCGCCATGCGCCAGGAGCTCGATATCTatgcctccatctccctgaTCAAGAACATCCCCGGCCTCAAGACCCGCCACGACGGCATTGACCTCGCCATCATCCGTGAGAATACCGAGGGCGAGTACAGCGGTCTCGAGCACCAGAGCGTGCCCGGTGTCGTCGAGTCCCTCAAGATTATCACCCGCGCCAAGTCTGAGCGCATCGCCAAGTTCGCTTTCAGCTTCGCCCTTGCCAACCACCGCAAGAAGGTTACCTGCATACACAAGGCCAACATCATGAAGCTTGCCGATGGCCTCTTCCGCAACACATTCCAAACTCTCTCCAAGCAGTACCCCATGCTTGAGTGCAACGACATGATTGTCGACAACGCCTCCATGCAGTGCGTCAGCAAGCCCCAGCAGTTCGACGTCATGGTCATGCCCAACCTTTATGGTGGTATCCTGTCCAACATTGCTGCCGCTCTCGTTGGTGGTCCTGGTGTCGTTCCCGGCTGCAACATGGGTCGTGATGTCGCCGTCTTCGAGCCCGGTTGCAGACACGTTGGTCTTGacatcaagggcaaggaccAGGCCAACCCTAccgctcttcttctcagcgGTACCATGCTTCTCCGCCACCTCGGCCTTGATGACCATGCCAACCGCATCTCCAACGCCGTCTACAGCGTGATTGCCGAGGG CAAGATCCGCACCCCCGACATGGGCGGTAATGCCACCACCCACGAATTCACCCGcgccatcctcacctccatGGAGAACTCGTTGTAA
- a CDS encoding hypothetical protein (EggNog:ENOG503PFNG; COG:F): MASQEATSQATPQKIVVASLNPVKTSAVLEGFTRMFPGGAYQVSGVSVPSDVPDQPLSDQETLQGALNRIKNARSLEPDADFWVGVEGGVNPEGETFQSFAWIAVESKEGRTGKARTATYYVAQETANLIGGGMELGHADDLIFGKTNSKQHSGSVGILTDDVVTRTSYYIQAVILALIPFKNTQLTFSSNKSG; encoded by the coding sequence ATGGCATCCCAGGAGGCCACCAGCCAAGCAACCCCGCAAAAAATCGTTGTTGCCTCGCTGAATCCCGTCAAAACCAGTGCCGTTCTCGAGGGCTTTACGCGCATGTTTCCCGGCGGAGCATACCAAGTATCTGGAGTTAGTGTCCCCTCAGACGTGCCAGACCAGCCACTTTCAGACCAAGAGACCCTCCAAGGTGCCCTCAACCGCATAAAAAACGCTCGCTCGCTTGAACCCGATGCCGACTTCTGGGTGGGTGTGGAAGGAGGCGTTAACCCCGAGGGCGAGACGTTCCAGTCTTTTGCTTGGATTGCCGTGGAGAGCAAGGAGGGCCGTACCGGCAAGGCGCGCACCGCAACGTACTATGTTGCTCAAGAAACGGCCAATCTGATCGGTGGAGGGATGGAGTTGGGCCACGCAGATGATCTGATTTTTGGGAAGACAAACTCCAAACAACACAGCGGTTCGGTGGGCATCTTGACAGACGATGTGGTCACCAGAACTTCGTATTATATTCAGGCTGTCATCTTGGCCTTGATACCGTTCAAGAACACCCAGTTGACATTTTCATCGAACAAGAGTGGTTAG